The Plasmodium malariae genome assembly, chromosome: 3 genome window below encodes:
- the PmUG01_03016400 gene encoding cytosolic glyoxalase II, putative, producing MKASAQVLVIPSLHDNFAYVVIDEKTKKAACVDPVEPEKILRKIEHLGVDLEYVLCTHHHYDHSGGNIRMKELRKKIKVVGSAYEATPGVSEKVYDSQIIRLGDLCIKAIHAPCHTRGHIMYYVYRTDENKNEDYNYDPILFTGDTLFIAGCGRFFEGSAREMFKNIEKVKTLRKETLIYCGHEYTLNNLRFALSIEKDNEHMINTMKEVEEKIKNKNHSVPSTIEKENLINPFFRTHQYTNKFNTNDEIQILDKLRELKNDF from the exons ATGAAG GCAAGTGCACAAGTGCTTGTTATACCTTCGTTACACGATAACTTTGCATACGTAGTAATTGATGa aaaaacgaaaaaggCAGCATGCGTTGACCCCGTAGAGCCAGAAAAA ATTCTAAGGAAGATAGAACATCTAGGTGTGGACTTAGAATATGTTTTATGCACACATCATCATTATGATCATTCAG GGGGGAATATAAGAATGAAGGAgctaaggaaaaaaataaaagtcgTTGGGTCGGCCTACGAAGCAACGCCTGGTGTTAGTGAAAAGGTTTACGACAGTCAAATTATCCGTCTag gggatttatgtataaaagcTATACACGCACCATGTCATACCAGGGGTCATATTATGTACTATGTGTATAGAACTGATGAAAACAAGAACGAAGATTATAATTATGatcctattttatttactgGAGATACATTATTTATAGCTGGGTGTGGTCGGTTCTTTGAAGGTAGTGCAAGAGAGATGTTTAAGAACATAGAAAAAGTGAAAACGTTAAGAAAGGAAACGTTAATATATTGCGGTCATGAGTACACCCTGAACAATTTAAG GTTTGCCTTGAGCATTGAGAAGGATAATGAACACATGATAAATACAATGAAGGAGGttgaggaaaaaattaaaaataaaaatcattcAGTTCCATCGACAATTGAAAAGGAGAATTTAATAAACCCATTCTTTAGGACTCATCAATATACCAACAAATTTAACACAAATGAcgaaatacaaatattagataaattgagagaattaaaaaatgacttctaa
- the PmUG01_03016500 gene encoding conserved Plasmodium protein, unknown function has protein sequence MSGIKKEDDEQQQQQPKQQQRHEGVRKEEGGINKKEVKNVVFPSDIKLIYGSLSKVKKKKSWKKIGNKYTTLFNKNMYNVVMLYYELYFYNNIDNFEIDVNFYEIYKDLICLIDELFSLHNEDIEKDKKMNSRSHSSSRSGNNNTNERMEKGVDDVVHTLCDVLDYKFLQGDSNTLYLNFKKMKMKYYSVEFDMNFSCGFYKNDDNILFEGLDIYADNSGCRTVVGTAKDTHGGTAAEARDDHKNINKRDDSKLNNDNDGDRNSAHTCVRTNGLNCSCTSGLNSRRCGKDNDHLLLYSGGRKKGGVKSCEAKQWYYKKKDESKREDCCVSEKSKGTNVFEETGRVRYNISNYHNNSDDRLSLEQKNFEIMNELRTEETIFINNEDYIKKDRKMCYDILYKEQPYKALLLKDRLHLSSSDEMGSNDRMGNNDRMDSNDRMDSNGKMGNNDRMDSNGKMGNNDRMDSNGKMGNNDRMDSNGKMGNNDRMDNNGKMGSLGKMVNHGKMESYGKTCNRDDERYRGWKRSAIIRTTSDSAISRIVNAYCSTNDLDSPKSAHLGTVEVSKKVGMLNCDVANTKKENPMVDNYFSEKGKSICIPKEILNITSLLSSGGLSSFNIKDMNKVNFFYGYNNTKKDFYNYCYSYLIRIRDGFDIIPMEGFKFRSIIIDGANVCARVINNSTILSNSFSCNDNATVVYDCYLLQEIYLFFKKKNAEDILIVLNSVTQKGDEFFLGNKKLFNYSYLENLIKLNVVLISNEKFYHSRKGNIVRRRTYDDVLILEVAAHRKGCVISNDNFKDVEKLKSHKDIKNIISYYVIKHSYDKNKGFCLDLTKKPLKFILNSLFQKIT, from the exons ATGAGTGGCATCAAAAAAGAAGATGATGAACAACAGCAGCAGCAGCCGAAGCAACAACAACGACATGAGGGGGTTCGAAAAGAAGAGGGTGGAATAAACAAGAAGGAGGTGAAGAATGTAGTATTTCCATCAGacattaaattaatatatggaaGTTTatcaaaagtaaaaaaaaaaaaatcctggaaaaaaattggaaataAGTATACTActttatttaacaaaaatatgtataacgTTGTGATGTTATactatgaattatatttttataataatattgataATTTTGAAATTGATGTAAACTTTTACGAGATTTATAAGGATCTGATATGCTTAATAGACGAGCTCTTTAGTTTGCACAATGAGGACATAGAGAAGGATAAGAAGATGAATAGTCGTAGTCATAGTAGTAGTCGTAgcggtaataataataccaaCGAAAGAATGGAGAAAGGAGTAGATGATGTCGTTCATACGTTGTGCGATGTTTTagattataaatttttacaagGGGATAGTAATActctatatttaaattttaaaaaaatgaaaatgaaatattattccGTAGAATTTGATATGAACTTTTCTTGTGGCTTTTACAAAAACGATGACAATATTTTGTTTGAAGGCCTGGACATATACGCAGATAATAGTGGCTGTAGAACAGTGGTAGGTACTGCGAAGGATACCCATGGGGGTACTGCAGCTGAAGCAAGAGATGATCATAAGAACATCAACAAAAGGGATGATAGTAAATTAAACAATGATAATGACGGTGATAGGAATAGTGCCCATACATGTGTCCGTACTAATGGTCTTAATTGTAGCTGTACTAGTGGCCTTAATAGTAGGAGATGCGGAAAAGACAATGACCATTTGTTATTATACAGTGGTGGACGGAAAAAGGGAGGAGTAAAAAGTTGCGAAGCCAAACAGTGGTACTATAAAAAGAAGGATGAATCAAAAAGAGAAGATTGTTGTGTGAGTGAAAAAAGTAAAGGAACGAATGTTTTCGAAGAAACAGGGAGAGTAAGATATAACATAAGTAATTATCATAACAACAGTGATGATAGGCTTTCTTTAGAACAAAAGAATTTTGAGATAATGAATGAACTGAGAACAGAAGAGaccatttttataaataatgaagatTATATAAAGAAGGATAGAAAAATGTGTTATGACATTCTGTACAAAGAACAACCATATAAGGCTTTGTTGCTGAAAGATAGGCTTCATTTGAGTTCGTCTGATGAAATGGGCAGTAATGATAGAATGGGCAATAATGATAGAATGGACAGTAATGATAGAATGGACAGTAATGGTAAAATGGGCAATAATGATAGAATGGACAGTAATGGTAAAATGGGCAATAATGATAGAATGGACAGTAATGGTAAAATGGGCAATAATGATAGAATGGACAGTAATGGTAAAATGGGCAATAATGATAGAATGGACAATAATGGTAAAATGGGCAGTCTTGGTAAAATGGTCAATCATGGTAAAATGGAAAGTTATGGCAAAACGTGTAATCGTGATGATGAGAGATACAGAGGCTGGAAAAGAAGTGCTATAATAAGAACGACATCAGACTCTGCCATTAGCCGAATTGTCAATGCATACTGTTCAACAAATGATTTGGACTCTCCCAAGTCCGCCCATCTTGGCACCGTTGAGGTGAGTAAAAAAGTAGGAATGTTGAATTGTGACGTAgcaaatacaaaaaaagagaaCCCAATGGttgataattatttttcgGAGAAGGGGAAATCTATATGTATACCGAAGGagatattaaatattacttCATTGCTAAGTAGTGGTGGCTTATCaagttttaatataaaagacatgaataaagtaaattttttttatggttataataatactaaaaaagatttttataattactgTTATTCTTATCTAATTCGTATTCGTGATGGGTTTGATATAATACCCATGGAAGGTTTTAAGTTTAGAAGTATTATAATCGACGGGGCAAATGTTTGTGCCAgagtaataaataatagtacAATTTTGTCCAATTCATTTAGTTGTAATGACAATGCAACAGTAGTATATGACTGCTATTTGTtacaagaaatatatttattttttaaaaaaaaaaatgcagaaGATATTTTAATAGTCTTAAATTCTGTGACTCAAAAAGGGGATGAATTCTTTTTAGGAAATAAAAAGCTGTTCAATTATTCCTATCTTGAAAACTTAATAAAGTTAAATGTTGTACTAATAAGCAACGAGAAGTTTTACCACAGTCGTAAGGGGAACATCGTTCGCAGGAGGACCTACGACGATGTCCTCATTTTAGAGGTCGCGGCGCACAGAA AAGGATGTGTTATATCAAACGACAATTTCAAGGACGTCGAAAAGCTCAAGTCGCACaaggatataaaaaatattatatcatattacGTTATAAAGCATAGTTATGACAAAAATAAAGGTTTCTGTTTggatttaacaaaaaaaccattgaaatttattttaaattctttatttcaaaaaattacataa
- the PmUG01_03016600 gene encoding conserved Plasmodium protein, unknown function: MFEVIINHFMLNFKRNYRHYSRKKNINSINRKINDPYSDLYKMNFYGNNFKRLPNKKTKSKEYEIIRTSSNTFTYSSPYPPNINYTLKPFPDSAKNFYYENRPYLMKYKNVQYIPIKRMAYKNASKKTNWETYYMRIEK; the protein is encoded by the coding sequence ATGTTTGAAGTtataataaatcattttaTGTTAAATTTCAAAAGAAATTATCGTCATTATtcgagaaaaaaaaatataaacagtaTAAATAGGAAAATAAACGATCCATATAGTGATCTGTacaaaatgaatttttatgGCAATAACTTTAAAAGACTGccaaataaaaaaaccaaatcaaaagaatatgaaataattagAACGTCAAGTAATACCTTTACCTATTCTTCCCCATATCCCCccaatattaattataccTTGAAACCATTTCCCGATTCAgctaaaaatttttattatgaaaatagaCCTTACTTAATGAAATACAAAAACGTCCAATACATTCCAATTAAAAGGATGGCATATAAAAATGCATCTAAAAAAACAAACTGGgaaacatattatatgaggatagaaaaataa